The Candidatus Aminicenantes bacterium genome includes a region encoding these proteins:
- a CDS encoding response regulator transcription factor, with translation MPLILIVEDDLTIREGIADALRFHGFEVVASGEGKPGLEMAMRLNIDLAVLDLMLPDLDGLTICRKIKDVKPQVAVILLTVRGQESDKLLGFEMGADDYLTKPFSLKELLARIRVALKRGRVAGVGLDELAIGTVRVDFTRFIIRRDNEELSMTAKECAILRLLANVPGRVIGREQIIEAVWKGEYEPTTRTVDNFILKLRQKIEETPENPRHILTVHGAGYKLLP, from the coding sequence ATGCCGCTCATTTTGATCGTTGAAGACGACCTAACAATTCGCGAGGGGATCGCCGACGCCCTCCGTTTTCACGGCTTTGAGGTAGTTGCGTCCGGGGAAGGGAAACCCGGCCTGGAAATGGCCATGCGACTCAATATCGATCTGGCCGTCCTCGACCTGATGCTGCCCGACCTTGACGGCCTGACCATCTGCCGGAAGATCAAGGACGTTAAACCACAGGTAGCGGTAATCCTGCTGACGGTACGGGGCCAGGAAAGCGACAAGCTGCTCGGCTTCGAGATGGGGGCCGACGACTACCTGACCAAGCCCTTCAGCCTGAAAGAGCTGCTGGCCCGCATCCGCGTCGCCCTTAAGCGCGGCCGCGTGGCCGGAGTCGGGCTCGACGAATTGGCGATCGGCACGGTGCGGGTCGATTTCACGCGCTTCATCATCCGCCGCGATAATGAGGAACTTTCCATGACCGCCAAGGAATGCGCAATCCTGAGACTGCTGGCCAATGTGCCCGGGAGAGTGATCGGCCGCGAGCAGATCATTGAGGCCGTCTGGAAGGGGGAATATGAGCCGACCACGCGCACGGTGGATAACTTCATCCTCAAACTGCGGCAGAAAATTGAGGAAACTCCGGAAAACCCCCGGCACATCCTCACCGTCCATGGCGCCGGCTACAAGCTGCTCCCGTGA
- a CDS encoding HAMP domain-containing sensor histidine kinase, producing MGWQGRKGNWVLLSASFAFFLPAALIGFLALGMVVDQKKIRENEIRDYWSREVSRSMRLLESEVDKQTQAVFASISSSFTPASDLPAFVEALKTLLVENKGVAYPFLFSQKGEMILPRFGNSRATVRSGWMEKWGPPVADPLWSQAENREFSMKEPLRAIPFYLELEKRIPRQKLPDLYFAVSRCYFKAGKKIQAREYGLAAMRQLEGAPLRQDRLDLYLLRQLGLYSMQMEMPQEAFSYYLQLYEALALRPEGLPQDLQFLRWEALDFLKNNRDIQPYLKKERIQEIDSQVLELYRGEISLFSDLAAPGPAADSHVADRVRFLKLKEIFDPETSDTLFYRSVEKHLRPWRISSGDRVVHFRSGVFQQSPFLIAFARISDRNGGPSFCFGCTFQGALDSIWPKLVSSLRLPPGTALAFLAPDERPLQVNSNPVGKNLLLAVSGSRALAGWSFRLQAGNSQVFADLALNALRWYYTLIALLFASLALGIFLLVRYLGREKKLLLQKTAFVDMVSHTLKTPLTRLRLLAEKLEQGWTADPGRARGHCRAIAAETANMAQLVDRMLGFSALQSGRAAYRFESHSVQEWLDGVLQKFKLPLAEKEFQVSAEVAAKLPPVHIDPEAMGTALSNLLENVVQYAAEGRYLGVAASANNGALELAVTDRGPGIPRTDREHLFGPFFQASDRGMGKGAGKGLGLAICRQIVEDHDGTIRAEDGPVKGTRFVITLPFARE from the coding sequence ATGGGCTGGCAAGGGAGAAAAGGGAATTGGGTATTGTTATCCGCCTCCTTTGCCTTCTTTCTTCCCGCCGCCCTGATTGGCTTCTTGGCCCTGGGCATGGTGGTGGATCAGAAAAAAATCCGCGAAAACGAGATCCGCGACTACTGGAGCCGGGAGGTCAGCCGGAGCATGCGCCTCCTGGAGTCGGAAGTCGACAAACAAACGCAGGCGGTTTTCGCTTCCATCTCCTCCAGCTTTACTCCAGCATCGGATCTCCCGGCTTTTGTCGAGGCGTTGAAGACCCTGCTTGTGGAGAACAAGGGCGTAGCCTATCCGTTTCTCTTTTCCCAGAAGGGCGAAATGATCCTGCCGCGTTTCGGGAATTCCCGTGCCACTGTCAGGAGCGGCTGGATGGAGAAATGGGGCCCGCCCGTTGCCGATCCCCTGTGGAGCCAGGCGGAAAACAGAGAATTTTCGATGAAAGAACCGCTGCGCGCCATCCCGTTTTATCTGGAACTGGAGAAACGCATACCGCGGCAAAAGCTGCCCGACCTCTATTTTGCGGTCTCCCGCTGTTATTTCAAAGCCGGGAAAAAAATCCAGGCCAGGGAATACGGCCTGGCCGCGATGCGGCAGTTGGAGGGAGCGCCGCTGCGGCAGGACCGCCTGGACCTCTACCTTCTGCGCCAGCTTGGCCTCTATTCGATGCAAATGGAGATGCCTCAAGAGGCGTTTTCCTACTATCTCCAGCTGTATGAAGCGCTCGCTTTGCGACCCGAAGGACTTCCGCAGGACCTGCAATTCCTACGTTGGGAAGCCCTCGACTTTTTAAAAAACAACCGCGACATCCAGCCCTACTTGAAGAAGGAGCGGATCCAGGAGATTGACAGCCAGGTCCTCGAACTGTATCGCGGTGAGATTTCCCTCTTTTCCGATCTGGCCGCTCCCGGTCCCGCCGCCGATTCCCATGTTGCGGACCGCGTCCGCTTCCTGAAGCTGAAGGAGATCTTCGATCCGGAGACAAGCGACACGCTTTTCTATCGGAGCGTGGAGAAGCATTTACGTCCCTGGCGCATTTCTTCCGGAGATCGAGTCGTTCATTTCCGCTCCGGGGTCTTCCAGCAATCTCCTTTTCTGATCGCGTTCGCCCGCATCTCCGACCGGAACGGCGGCCCATCTTTTTGTTTCGGCTGCACATTCCAGGGAGCCTTGGACAGCATTTGGCCAAAGCTCGTATCCTCCCTGCGCCTTCCGCCGGGGACCGCATTGGCTTTCTTGGCCCCGGATGAAAGACCGTTGCAAGTAAACAGCAATCCGGTGGGGAAGAATCTTCTGCTGGCTGTTTCCGGGAGCCGCGCCCTCGCGGGGTGGTCCTTCCGGCTGCAGGCCGGTAACAGCCAGGTTTTCGCGGACCTGGCCCTCAATGCCTTGCGCTGGTACTACACCCTGATCGCGTTGCTGTTTGCTTCGCTGGCACTGGGGATTTTTCTGCTGGTCCGTTATCTCGGCAGGGAAAAAAAACTCCTGCTCCAAAAAACCGCTTTCGTCGACATGGTGTCCCATACTTTAAAAACCCCACTGACCCGCCTGCGGCTGCTGGCCGAGAAACTGGAACAAGGATGGACGGCGGATCCCGGGCGTGCCCGCGGCCATTGCCGGGCCATCGCCGCTGAGACGGCGAACATGGCGCAGCTGGTCGACCGCATGCTTGGATTTTCCGCTCTTCAGTCTGGCCGGGCCGCTTACCGTTTTGAAAGCCATTCCGTCCAGGAGTGGCTGGATGGCGTGCTGCAGAAGTTCAAGCTGCCCCTGGCCGAGAAGGAGTTTCAGGTATCGGCAGAGGTCGCCGCAAAATTGCCGCCAGTGCACATCGATCCCGAGGCCATGGGGACGGCGTTGTCAAACCTGCTGGAGAACGTCGTGCAATACGCGGCAGAAGGGCGGTATCTCGGCGTTGCCGCATCCGCGAACAACGGGGCCCTGGAGCTCGCGGTGACCGACCGCGGTCCGGGGATCCCTCGCACAGACCGGGAACATCTTTTCGGGCCTTTTTTCCAAGCCAGCGACCGAGGAATGGGGAAAGGTGCGGGAAAAGGGCTGGGACTGGCCATCTGCCGCCAGATCGTGGAAGACCATGATGGAACGATCCGAGCCGAGGATGGCCCGGTCAAGGGAACCCGGTTTGTAATCACCCTGCCGTTCGCCCGGGAATGA
- the rpsU gene encoding 30S ribosomal protein S21, translating to MAFVEIQQGESFESALRRFKRKVQMEAIIKEIKKHSAYLKPGERKRLKAAQARKRMRKRMRRDISEL from the coding sequence TTGGCTTTCGTGGAAATCCAGCAGGGAGAGTCGTTTGAAAGCGCCCTGCGCCGTTTCAAAAGAAAAGTGCAGATGGAAGCTATCATCAAGGAAATCAAGAAGCACTCGGCTTATTTGAAACCAGGCGAACGCAAGCGTTTGAAGGCCGCCCAGGCCAGAAAACGCATGCGCAAGCGGATGCGCAGAGACATTTCCGAGCTTTAG